The following is a genomic window from Micrococcus cohnii.
CCAGAAGCGCCACGACGCGGTCCCAGCCGAACGCGATGCCGCCGTGCGGCGGGGCGCCGTACTTGAAGCCCTCGAGCAGGAAGCCGAACTTCTCCTGGGCGTCCTGCTCGGGCAGGCCCATCACCTCGAACACACGCTTCTGCACGTCCTGATCGTGGATGCGGATCGAGCCGCCGCCGATCTCGTTGCCGTTGCAGACGATGTCGTACGCGTAGGCCAGCGCCTCGCCGGGGTTCTGGTCGAAGGTGTCCATGAACTCGGGCTTGGGCGAGGTGAACGCATGGTGCACCGCCGTCCAGGCCCCGGAGCCCACGGCGACGTCACCCGAGGCCTCCGCATCGGCCGCCGGCTCGAACATGGGGGCGTCCACGATCCACACGAACGCCCAGTCCGCGTCCTTCGCGGCGACGCCCTCGCCGGCGTCGGTGAACAGCTCGCAGCGGCGGCCGATCTCGACGCGCGCGGCGCCCAGCAGCGCACGGGACAGGCCGGGCTCGCCGGCGGCGAAAAAGATGCAGTCACCCGGCTTCGCGCCGGTGGCCTCGGCCAGGCCGGCCTTCTCCGCCTCGGTGATGTTCTTGGCCACCGGCCCGGTGAGCTCGCCGTCCTCCTGGACCAGCACATAGGCCAGGCCCTTCGCGCCGCGCTGCTTAGCCCACTCCTGCCACGCGTCGAGGGCGCGGCGGGCCTGCGAGGCGCCGCCGGGCATGACGACGGCGCCCACATAGGGGGCCTGGAACACGCGGAACGGGGTGTCCGTGAAGTACTCGGTCAGCTCCGTCAGCTCGAGGCCGAAGCGCAGATCCGGCTTGTCCGAGCCGTACTTGGTCATGGCCTCGTGGTAGGTCATGCGGCGGATCGGGGTGGGCACCTCGACGCCCACGAGCGCCCACAGGTCCTTCACGATCTGCTCGCCGAGGGCGATCACGTCGTCCTGTTCGACGAACGAGGCCTCAATGTCCAGCTGCGTGAACTCCGGCTGGCGGTCCGCGCGGAAGTCCTCGTCGCGGTAGCAGCGGGCGATCTGGTAGTACTTCTCGACCCCGCCGACCTGCAGCAGCTGCTTGAACAGCTGCGGTGACTGCGGCAGCGCGTACCAGGAGCCCGGCGCCAGGCGGGCGGGCACGAGGAAGTCGCGGGCTCCCTCCGGGGTCGAGCGGGTCAGGGTCGGGGTCTCGACCTCGGTGAATCCCTGGGCGTGCAGCAGCTCGCGGGCCGTGCGGTTGGCTTCGGAGCGCAGGCGCATGATGCGCGCCGGGTCCGGTCGGCGCAGATCCAGGTAGCGGTGGCGCAGGCGCGCCTCCTCGCCGACCTCGACGTGCTCGTCGATCTGGAACGGCAGCGGCGCTGCCTGGTTCAGGACGGTGACCGTGTCGGCGATCAGCTCGATCTCGCCCGAGGGCAGATTCGGGTTCTCATTGCCCTCCGGGCGGCGCTCGACCGTGCCGGTGACCTGCAGGACCCACTCGTTGCGCAGCGGGTCGAAGTCGGCCTCGTCCCGGACGACGACCTGGGCGAAGCCCGAGGCGTCGCGCAGGTCGACGAACGCCACGCCGCCGTGGTCGCGTCGACGGGCCACCCATCCGGTCACGGTGACGGTCTGGCCGGTGAGCGAGGCGTTCAGCTCGCTGAGGGTGTGGGTGCGCAGCACGGGGGACTTCCTCCATCGTCGGGCAACTCTCCGGGCACGCCGGAGCTCGCGTACGTGTTCATTCTGCCGTCGCCGCGGTGTGGTACCCAGGAACGGGCATCAGCCCGTCCGGCCCACGCGAGACCGGCCTGTCCCCGAGTCTATCGGCCCGGTGGGCCGACAGCCCGGTCGTCGTCGCGATCGGCCTCGGCGCCGTCCTGCGCTCGCCGGTGGCGAGCCCGAGGACCGGACGTGCCGCCCTACCCCGCGACCGAAGGACACCCGCCAGCGATGACCTCCTCCCCCGCAGCCGCGCCCCGCCACCCCGCTCGCCTTCGTCTGCCCGGCGCCGTGGCCATCGGCCTCGGCTCGATGATCGGCGCGGGCGCGTTCACAGCCCTGGGGATCGCCGCGTCCGTCACCGGAGGCAGCGCACCGCTGCTGTTCACGGCGCTGGCCCTGGCGGTGCTCACGGCCGCCTGCAACGCCCTGTCTACGGCCCAGCTGGCCACCGTGCACCCGGACTCTGGCGGCACCTACGTCTACGGCCGACGCCAGCTGAGCGCCTGGGCGGGCTTCCTGGCCGGCTGGGGGTTCGTGACGGGCAAGACCGCCTCGGTCGCCGCGATGGCGATGACCGTCGGGCTCTATGTGTTCCCGGACAACCCGGGCCCAGCACGCGCGGCGGCCGTCGGCGCGGTGCTCGTGCTCACCGCGGTGGCACTGGCCGGGGCGACCCGGACGGCACAGGTCACGGTCGCGCTGCTCGTGCCGGTGGTCGCGGTGCTCGGCCTGACCATCGCCTCCGGCCTCATCGGCTCGCCGGTGACCGGCAGCGCGGACGAGGCGACCGGCTTGGCAGAGGCGTCGCCGGCCTCGGTGCTGACCGCTGCGGGGCTGCTGTTCTTCGCGTTCGCCGGCTACGCGCGGGTGGCGACGATGGGCGAGGAGGTCGAGCGGCCTCGGCGCACCGTGCCGCGCGCCGTGCTGATCGCGTTGACCGTCGTCGTGCTGCTGTACGTGCTTCTGGCGGCCGCCCTGCTGCGCATCCTCGGCCCCGCGGGCCTGGCCGTCTCCCCCGCCCCGGTGCGCGCCGCGCTCGAGGCCTCCCTCGGCGCCGGCTGGGGGCTGGCCGCGCTCGTCGCCGCTGCGCTGGCCTGCGCGGGCGCGATGCTGAACCTGCTCGCGGGCATCTCGCGCACCGCGATGGCCATGGCCCGCCAGGCGGACCTGCCCCGTCCGTTAACCCGCACCTCGGACCGGACCGGTGTGCCGTGGGTCGGTCAGGTCGCCGTCGCCGTCGCGGTGTGTCTGCTGGTGCTGACCACGGACGTGCTCACCGTCGTCGGCTTCAGCTCGTTCGGCGTGCTCGTGTACTACGCCGTCGCGAACCTCGCGGCCCTCACGCTCGGCCCTGTCCCCGGTTCCGGCCGCGAGCACGCACGACGGCCGCTGCGGGTGCTCCGAGCAGTGAACGTGCTGGGCGTCGTCCTGTGCGCCGCGCTCGCATTCATGCTCCCGCCGCTGTCCGTGCTGGCGATGCTCGGCCTGTTCCTCGTCGGCGTCGGCGGGCGCGCCTACGTGCTCGCGGGGCGAAGCCACTGACGCGGCCCCTCAGTCTGCCGTCCTCACTCCCGGTCGGCGGGCGCCACCTGCGGCAGCAGATCGGCCGCGTCCGGGGTCCACGTGCGCGGGTCCGCATCCACCTGCTCGCCCGAGCGGATGTCCTTGACCTGGTGCGCACGCCCGGCCTCGGCACCTCCCGTGCCCATGAACCACACGTACGGGATGCCGCGACGGTCCGCGTACTTGATCTGCTTGCCGAACTTCTCGGCGCTCACCGCGACCTCGGCGGGGATGCCGCGCTCGCGCAGGGCCGCGGCGACGTCCTGCGCGTCGGCCCAGTCCT
Proteins encoded in this region:
- a CDS encoding APC family permease is translated as MTSSPAAAPRHPARLRLPGAVAIGLGSMIGAGAFTALGIAASVTGGSAPLLFTALALAVLTAACNALSTAQLATVHPDSGGTYVYGRRQLSAWAGFLAGWGFVTGKTASVAAMAMTVGLYVFPDNPGPARAAAVGAVLVLTAVALAGATRTAQVTVALLVPVVAVLGLTIASGLIGSPVTGSADEATGLAEASPASVLTAAGLLFFAFAGYARVATMGEEVERPRRTVPRAVLIALTVVVLLYVLLAAALLRILGPAGLAVSPAPVRAALEASLGAGWGLAALVAAALACAGAMLNLLAGISRTAMAMARQADLPRPLTRTSDRTGVPWVGQVAVAVAVCLLVLTTDVLTVVGFSSFGVLVYYAVANLAALTLGPVPGSGREHARRPLRVLRAVNVLGVVLCAALAFMLPPLSVLAMLGLFLVGVGGRAYVLAGRSH
- the aspS gene encoding aspartate--tRNA ligase, which produces MLRTHTLSELNASLTGQTVTVTGWVARRRDHGGVAFVDLRDASGFAQVVVRDEADFDPLRNEWVLQVTGTVERRPEGNENPNLPSGEIELIADTVTVLNQAAPLPFQIDEHVEVGEEARLRHRYLDLRRPDPARIMRLRSEANRTARELLHAQGFTEVETPTLTRSTPEGARDFLVPARLAPGSWYALPQSPQLFKQLLQVGGVEKYYQIARCYRDEDFRADRQPEFTQLDIEASFVEQDDVIALGEQIVKDLWALVGVEVPTPIRRMTYHEAMTKYGSDKPDLRFGLELTELTEYFTDTPFRVFQAPYVGAVVMPGGASQARRALDAWQEWAKQRGAKGLAYVLVQEDGELTGPVAKNITEAEKAGLAEATGAKPGDCIFFAAGEPGLSRALLGAARVEIGRRCELFTDAGEGVAAKDADWAFVWIVDAPMFEPAADAEASGDVAVGSGAWTAVHHAFTSPKPEFMDTFDQNPGEALAYAYDIVCNGNEIGGGSIRIHDQDVQKRVFEVMGLPEQDAQEKFGFLLEGFKYGAPPHGGIAFGWDRVVALLAGTESIREVIAFPKTGGGYDPLTAAPAPITAQQRKEAGVDAAPEPKKGEASVSADAPQA